The Terriglobia bacterium genome has a segment encoding these proteins:
- the rpsI gene encoding 30S ribosomal protein S9: MSSVQHLGTGRRKTSTARVILRPGNGSFTVNDRKLEQYFFDETHRMLVKRPLEASDTLNKFDVHVRVAGGGPHGQAGAVQHGIARALCEFSAELRGVLKKEGFLTRDPRMKERKKYGQPGARKRFQFSKR, translated from the coding sequence TTGAGTTCAGTTCAGCACTTGGGCACGGGCCGTCGAAAGACATCGACGGCCCGTGTGATTCTTCGACCGGGCAACGGAAGCTTCACAGTCAACGATCGAAAACTCGAACAATACTTTTTCGATGAAACCCACCGGATGCTCGTGAAGCGGCCGCTGGAAGCTTCAGATACCCTGAACAAATTTGACGTCCATGTGCGCGTTGCCGGCGGCGGTCCTCACGGCCAGGCCGGCGCAGTGCAGCACGGCATCGCTCGCGCGCTTTGCGAATTCAGCGCGGAGCTGCGGGGCGTCCTTAAAAAAGAAGGTTTCCTGACGCGCGATCCGCGCATGAAGGAACGCAAGAAATACGGACAGCCGGGCGCGCGAAAACGCTTCCAGTTCTCCAAACGGTAA
- a CDS encoding aspartyl protease family protein, with product MSSKPVVVLMALTSLLVVPGAFPARSATLQAGSVTDLLLKDDIQQAEALLARQPKTAETIALHGEIEFRKGNFAEAEKAYRDALKMDSRNARSHFGLGKLDMTKVKPKAALQEINQAIALDPKEPIYRLYASEAAGMDKKNDEQRRQLEEYLKLNPRDEDHVTEAKAGLEMLKAFGSEDTGVVHAPEKPAPIHFRKVLNLIFTEIMIDGKGPYNFAIDTGATQTVISEKLATSIGLQPITSTVVFGIGGAGKVDTKIYKVKELSAGDIKVNNVPVGTFDDPVISQIADGILGTSIFSDFIITVDYPNGQLELTRKRPAAAAGSETIPVWFFSNLLLLPMDVNGKHGNFIVDTGAVTTVISHSMAAQLGVNENTPGAKVDLGIAGVGGFEGTVLKIPNVTFKTQKNTEVFPQVVAIDLRQISKMIGTEVSGVVGFDFLSDYKLTLDYYAADVVLGK from the coding sequence ATGTCAAGCAAACCAGTGGTTGTTCTCATGGCGTTAACGTCGCTTCTGGTGGTTCCCGGGGCCTTTCCGGCACGCTCCGCGACGCTCCAGGCGGGCTCTGTCACGGATCTCCTTCTAAAAGATGACATACAGCAAGCCGAGGCCCTGCTCGCCCGGCAACCCAAAACCGCTGAAACCATTGCTTTGCACGGAGAAATTGAATTTCGGAAGGGTAATTTCGCCGAGGCCGAAAAGGCCTACCGGGACGCCCTGAAAATGGATTCCAGGAACGCCAGGTCTCACTTTGGCCTCGGCAAGCTGGACATGACGAAAGTCAAGCCCAAAGCGGCCCTCCAGGAGATCAACCAGGCCATCGCGCTGGATCCCAAGGAGCCCATCTACAGGCTCTACGCAAGCGAAGCGGCAGGCATGGATAAAAAGAACGATGAGCAACGCCGGCAGCTCGAAGAGTACCTGAAGCTGAATCCCAGGGATGAGGACCACGTGACCGAAGCCAAGGCGGGGCTGGAAATGCTGAAGGCATTCGGCAGCGAAGATACCGGCGTGGTTCACGCGCCTGAAAAACCGGCTCCGATCCACTTCCGCAAAGTGCTCAATCTGATTTTCACGGAAATCATGATCGACGGCAAAGGCCCGTACAACTTCGCGATCGACACCGGCGCGACACAGACCGTGATCAGCGAAAAGCTGGCAACCTCCATCGGCCTGCAACCCATCACCTCGACCGTCGTCTTCGGAATCGGCGGCGCCGGAAAAGTCGACACGAAGATTTACAAAGTGAAGGAACTCTCGGCGGGCGACATCAAGGTGAACAATGTTCCGGTCGGCACATTCGACGACCCGGTGATCTCGCAGATCGCCGACGGCATTCTTGGCACCTCGATCTTCTCGGACTTCATCATCACGGTCGATTATCCGAACGGCCAGTTGGAGCTCACTCGAAAGCGCCCGGCAGCCGCAGCAGGCAGCGAGACCATTCCGGTCTGGTTCTTCAGCAATCTTCTTTTGTTGCCGATGGACGTGAACGGCAAACATGGCAATTTCATCGTCGACACCGGCGCCGTCACCACCGTCATTTCGCACAGCATGGCCGCGCAGTTGGGAGTCAACGAAAACACGCCCGGCGCGAAGGTCGATCTGGGAATTGCCGGAGTCGGCGGCTTTGAAGGCACCGTGCTGAAGATTCCAAACGTCACCTTCAAGACCCAGAAGAACACCGAGGTTTTTCCGCAGGTCGTTGCGATCGATCTGAGACAGATCTCCAAAATGATCGGAACGGAAGTATCCGGCGTCGTGGGATTCGACTTCCTGTCGGACTACAAGCTCACTCTCGATTACTATGCGGCGGACGTGGTGCTGGGGAAGTAG
- the rplM gene encoding 50S ribosomal protein L13, protein MSTRFPTAGELAAMDKWYVIDATDQVLGRVATKAATILSGKHRPHYVPFLVSGDHVIIVNADKIKLTGEKLDKKVYRWHTLYPGGLREVAARKVFETKPERLIREAVLGMLPKNKLRKRMVKRLKIYHADQHPHAAQTPERLEAI, encoded by the coding sequence ATGTCTACGCGATTTCCGACGGCAGGCGAATTAGCCGCCATGGACAAATGGTACGTGATCGACGCGACGGATCAAGTACTTGGACGAGTCGCAACGAAAGCGGCAACTATTTTATCGGGGAAACATAGACCGCACTATGTCCCTTTCCTGGTGAGTGGCGACCATGTCATCATTGTTAATGCAGACAAGATAAAACTCACCGGCGAAAAACTCGATAAAAAGGTGTATCGGTGGCACACTTTATATCCCGGCGGATTGCGGGAGGTTGCCGCCCGTAAGGTATTTGAGACGAAGCCGGAACGGCTTATTCGGGAAGCGGTTTTGGGGATGCTGCCCAAAAACAAGCTTCGGAAGCGCATGGTGAAGCGCTTGAAGATTTATCACGCGGATCAGCACCCGCATGCGGCGCAGACGCCGGAACGTTTGGAGGCTATTTGA
- the rpsB gene encoding 30S ribosomal protein S2, with amino-acid sequence MASITMKELLEAGVHFGHQTKRWNPKMKQYIFGERNGIYIIDLQKTLRLFKEATQFVTELTAQGKTILFVGTKRQAQDAIAEEALRCNMFFVNQRWLGGLLTNFSTIQKSIKRLKELDGMATDGRYELLPKKEVTRLERERKGLEKNLSGIKNMPGLPDAIFIIDSKNEEIAVAEARRLGIPVVAIVDTNCDPDVIDYVIPGNDDALRAIRLFASKISESVIEGQAVNKEGGTIPRPPVDESEEGVVMPFDRGGPKPERTHVASDEQPVETPNEAAIM; translated from the coding sequence TTGGCGTCTATTACAATGAAGGAACTTTTGGAGGCTGGCGTCCACTTTGGACATCAGACGAAGCGCTGGAATCCGAAAATGAAGCAGTACATTTTCGGCGAACGGAACGGTATCTACATCATCGATCTCCAGAAGACACTCCGCCTCTTCAAGGAAGCAACCCAATTCGTGACCGAACTGACGGCCCAGGGAAAAACAATCCTGTTCGTCGGCACCAAACGTCAGGCTCAAGACGCAATCGCCGAAGAGGCGCTGCGCTGCAACATGTTTTTTGTCAACCAGCGGTGGCTGGGTGGATTGCTTACGAATTTCTCGACAATCCAGAAGTCCATCAAAAGATTAAAAGAGCTCGATGGCATGGCAACCGATGGCCGGTACGAGCTGCTTCCGAAGAAGGAAGTCACCCGCCTGGAGCGGGAACGAAAAGGTCTTGAAAAGAACCTGTCCGGCATCAAGAACATGCCCGGACTGCCCGATGCCATCTTCATCATCGATTCGAAGAACGAAGAAATCGCAGTCGCCGAAGCGCGGCGTCTCGGAATTCCGGTGGTCGCCATCGTCGATACGAATTGCGATCCCGATGTCATCGACTATGTCATTCCCGGTAATGACGACGCCCTCCGCGCGATCCGCCTCTTCGCATCGAAGATTTCGGAATCCGTCATTGAGGGGCAGGCGGTAAATAAAGAAGGCGGTACCATCCCGCGGCCTCCGGTCGACGAATCTGAAGAAGGCGTCGTGATGCCATTTGATCGTGGTGGTCCGAAGCCGGAACGAACGCACGTGGCGAGCGACGAACAGCCGGTAGAGACGCCGAACGAAGCCGCGATAATGTAA
- the murQ gene encoding N-acetylmuramic acid 6-phosphate etherase, whose amino-acid sequence MTQERRNPRSVDIDLFPTERILKIINAEDALVAGAVAAAIPEIAKVIDVAVHCVRSGGHIIYVGTGTSGRIAIIDAVECPPTFGTEPEWIQAVMAGGAKAFVQAIEGSEDDVEKAASDLKAKKLSADDLVIGIAASGSTPYTLAALEVAKGKGARTAAVVCAENSPISKIAEITVCTAVGAEVITGSTRMKAGTAQKLVLNMFSTALMIRLGMTYSNWMINVGMTNQKLRTRGQHILQEILGVKPAEAEKLVAASGANLKVAVIMGATGCDRKEAEKRLAEADGNLRSVLGHLGSGRE is encoded by the coding sequence GTGACACAAGAACGCCGCAATCCTCGCTCCGTTGATATCGATCTCTTTCCAACCGAACGGATCTTGAAAATCATCAATGCGGAGGACGCGCTCGTAGCCGGCGCCGTAGCCGCAGCGATACCCGAGATCGCCAAAGTCATCGACGTGGCGGTGCACTGTGTCCGGTCCGGCGGACACATCATCTACGTGGGAACCGGCACCAGCGGCAGGATCGCAATTATCGACGCTGTCGAATGCCCACCGACTTTCGGCACGGAGCCGGAATGGATTCAGGCGGTAATGGCAGGCGGCGCGAAAGCATTCGTGCAAGCCATCGAAGGTTCGGAAGACGATGTCGAAAAAGCAGCTTCCGATCTCAAAGCAAAAAAACTGAGCGCGGACGACCTGGTCATCGGCATCGCAGCCAGTGGCAGCACGCCTTACACACTGGCGGCCCTCGAAGTTGCAAAAGGCAAAGGCGCCAGGACCGCAGCGGTTGTTTGCGCCGAAAACAGCCCGATCTCGAAGATTGCCGAGATCACCGTCTGCACTGCCGTGGGAGCGGAAGTGATTACCGGCTCGACGCGCATGAAAGCGGGAACCGCCCAGAAACTCGTGCTCAACATGTTCAGCACGGCATTGATGATCCGGCTGGGCATGACATACAGCAACTGGATGATCAACGTCGGGATGACGAATCAAAAGCTGCGCACCCGCGGGCAACACATCCTTCAGGAAATCCTCGGCGTCAAGCCTGCTGAGGCGGAAAAACTGGTGGCTGCCTCCGGAGCAAATCTGAAGGTCGCCGTCATCATGGGCGCGACCGGATGCGATCGCAAAGAAGCCGAAAAGCGGCTCGCAGAAGCGGACGGCAATCTTCGATCCGTCCTTGGCCATCTCGGAAGCGGACGTGAGTAA
- the tsf gene encoding translation elongation factor Ts produces the protein MEIKATTVKDLREKTGAGMMDCKNALVEAKGDMEEAVTILRKKGLASAQKKATRIAAEGMIGHYIHAGGKLGVLVEVNCETDFAARNEDFLALVKDIAMHIAAVNPLYVKREDVPGEVLEKEKEIYKDQARASGKPEKIIDKIAEGKLESYYEMACLYDQKFVKDPNITVKDLIHNLVGKIGENIQVRRFARFKTGEGLEKRSTDLAGDVAAALGQ, from the coding sequence ATGGAAATTAAAGCAACCACCGTCAAAGACCTCCGCGAGAAGACCGGAGCCGGAATGATGGACTGTAAGAACGCCCTGGTCGAAGCCAAGGGCGATATGGAAGAAGCAGTCACGATCCTCCGGAAGAAAGGCCTTGCTTCGGCCCAGAAGAAAGCCACGCGCATCGCCGCCGAAGGAATGATCGGACATTACATCCACGCCGGCGGCAAACTCGGCGTTCTCGTCGAAGTGAATTGCGAAACCGATTTCGCCGCGCGCAACGAGGATTTTCTGGCGCTGGTCAAAGATATCGCCATGCATATCGCCGCCGTGAATCCGTTGTACGTGAAGCGCGAAGACGTGCCCGGCGAGGTTCTCGAAAAAGAGAAAGAGATCTATAAGGATCAGGCCCGCGCCTCTGGAAAGCCTGAGAAGATCATCGATAAAATCGCAGAAGGCAAACTCGAGTCTTATTACGAGATGGCCTGTCTGTACGATCAGAAGTTCGTAAAAGACCCGAATATCACGGTCAAGGATCTGATCCACAATCTGGTCGGGAAGATCGGCGAGAATATCCAGGTCCGCCGGTTTGCGCGCTTCAAAACCGGCGAAGGGCTCGAAAAGCGTTCCACCGATCTGGCCGGCGACGTCGCGGCGGCCTTGGGGCAATAG
- the frr gene encoding ribosome recycling factor: MAMKDEIAQIRKRMDKAIDDIRKELSSIRTGRASISILDNIQVDYYGVPTPINQVAQLGTPEPTLITVQPYDVSLVGPVDKAIRASDLGLNPSNDGRLIRVPIPPLTEERRKQFAKHVHSVLEDHRTAVRNIRRDGNEKLKKMLKDKTISEDDEKNGLAEIQKLTDEYIHKLEDAAKKKEQEILTV, translated from the coding sequence ATGGCGATGAAAGACGAAATTGCGCAGATTCGCAAACGAATGGACAAAGCCATCGACGATATTCGTAAAGAACTTTCAAGTATCCGCACCGGCCGTGCATCGATCTCGATTCTCGATAACATCCAGGTCGACTATTACGGCGTTCCCACTCCAATCAATCAAGTGGCGCAGCTCGGAACGCCCGAACCGACGCTGATCACCGTCCAGCCCTACGACGTCTCCCTGGTCGGGCCCGTCGATAAAGCCATCCGCGCATCGGATCTTGGTTTGAATCCCTCGAACGACGGCCGCCTGATTCGCGTCCCGATTCCGCCTCTCACCGAAGAACGCCGCAAACAGTTCGCCAAGCATGTGCACAGCGTGCTAGAAGATCACCGGACCGCTGTCCGCAATATCCGCCGGGATGGAAATGAAAAGCTGAAAAAGATGCTCAAAGACAAGACCATCTCCGAAGACGACGAGAAGAACGGTCTCGCCGAAATCCAGAAGCTCACCGATGAATACATCCATAAGCTGGAAGACGCGGCCAAAAAGAAGGAACAGGAGATTTTGACGGTTTAG
- the pyrH gene encoding UMP kinase, with protein MTTKYNRVLLKLSGEALMGDQGFGIDPHVVSRIASEIKDVHDLGVEVAVVIGGGNIFRGIKASAEGFDRVTADHMGMLATVINALAIQDALEKMDVYTRVQSAIEMRQVAEMYIRRRAIRHLEKRRLVIFAAGTGNPYFSTDTTAALRAMEIKADVILKATKVDGIYNADPVKVPNATKYAEITYMDVLTQSLGVMDTTAISLCMDNKVPIIVFNIRTKGNIRRVIEGEKIGSLVY; from the coding sequence ATGACGACGAAATACAACCGCGTCCTGCTGAAGCTCAGCGGCGAAGCCCTGATGGGAGATCAGGGCTTCGGCATCGATCCTCACGTCGTGTCCCGTATTGCGTCGGAGATCAAAGACGTCCATGACCTCGGTGTCGAGGTTGCGGTGGTTATCGGAGGCGGCAACATCTTCCGCGGTATCAAAGCCAGCGCGGAAGGATTCGATCGCGTCACCGCGGATCACATGGGAATGCTGGCCACGGTGATCAATGCACTCGCGATTCAGGACGCCTTGGAAAAGATGGACGTCTATACCCGCGTCCAGTCCGCAATCGAGATGCGTCAGGTCGCCGAAATGTACATCCGGCGGCGCGCCATCCGCCATCTGGAGAAACGCCGTCTCGTCATATTCGCCGCGGGGACCGGCAACCCCTATTTTTCAACAGATACCACGGCGGCGCTTCGCGCCATGGAAATCAAAGCCGACGTGATTCTCAAGGCAACCAAAGTGGACGGCATCTATAATGCCGATCCCGTCAAAGTACCCAATGCGACGAAGTACGCGGAAATCACCTATATGGATGTTCTGACTCAGAGTCTTGGTGTGATGGACACGACAGCGATTTCGCTCTGCATGGATAATAAAGTTCCGATTATCGTGTTTAATATCAGGACGAAGGGCAACATTCGAAGAGTTATCGAAGGAGAAAAAATCGGTTCGTTGGTGTATTAG
- the nagA gene encoding N-acetylglucosamine-6-phosphate deacetylase, which translates to MSNTKPIAIDAGAVFTPIRKFAPGRLIIDGRSIVEIGEVETVRIPRTAERIDASKLVATPGFIDPHIHGCGGVDVMDGSHSSLNAVSRIVARHGTTAFLPTTVSSAPEVLTNAVEQLGIAMSRPFDGATPLGIHLEGPFISTEKRGTHKSSNIVPPDPGLLEKWIQASNGSVRLLTVAPELEGIDKVFIMAKHFGVTIAMGHSNATYTEAGHAVDRGVCYAVHTFNAMRGFSHRDPGIAGAVLADDRIFAEIISDGIHVDPAVIRTFARAKGKTRVLLVTDAISATDMPDGSYRLGGHTVDVAGGVCRDGEGRLAGSTLTQEIAFKNFTAWSGWPFEDALLGLTLNPARALQLEGKGSLEAGADADVAILDREFRVVMTFVGGKKVFG; encoded by the coding sequence GTGAGTAACACCAAGCCAATCGCAATCGACGCCGGCGCAGTATTCACTCCGATCCGGAAGTTCGCGCCCGGCCGGCTCATCATCGACGGCCGTTCCATTGTTGAAATCGGAGAAGTGGAAACCGTGCGGATTCCGCGCACCGCCGAGCGCATCGATGCTTCGAAGCTTGTCGCAACACCGGGTTTCATCGATCCCCATATTCACGGCTGCGGTGGAGTCGATGTCATGGACGGTTCCCACAGTTCGCTGAATGCGGTCAGCCGCATTGTTGCGCGGCATGGGACGACAGCCTTTTTGCCCACAACCGTCTCATCCGCCCCGGAAGTTCTCACGAACGCGGTTGAACAACTTGGGATCGCAATGTCGCGCCCATTTGACGGCGCGACGCCTTTGGGAATCCACCTGGAAGGCCCGTTCATCAGCACCGAGAAACGCGGCACTCATAAGAGTTCGAACATTGTGCCGCCCGATCCCGGCCTGCTGGAGAAATGGATCCAGGCCTCGAATGGTTCTGTTCGGCTTTTGACCGTTGCGCCGGAATTGGAAGGCATCGACAAGGTGTTCATCATGGCGAAACACTTCGGTGTGACCATCGCGATGGGCCATTCCAATGCAACTTATACGGAGGCGGGACACGCCGTGGATCGCGGCGTCTGTTATGCCGTCCACACTTTCAATGCGATGCGCGGATTCAGCCACCGGGATCCGGGAATTGCCGGCGCCGTCCTCGCAGACGATCGAATTTTCGCAGAAATCATTTCCGATGGCATTCACGTCGATCCGGCGGTGATCCGGACTTTCGCCCGCGCCAAAGGGAAAACGCGTGTCCTGCTCGTGACCGATGCGATCAGCGCCACGGACATGCCCGACGGAAGTTATCGGCTGGGCGGGCATACGGTCGATGTCGCCGGCGGTGTTTGCCGCGACGGCGAGGGCCGGTTGGCTGGGAGCACATTGACGCAGGAAATCGCTTTCAAGAACTTCACTGCGTGGTCAGGCTGGCCGTTCGAGGACGCGCTTCTTGGGCTGACGTTAAACCCCGCCCGCGCGCTTCAGCTCGAAGGAAAGGGTTCGCTGGAAGCAGGCGCTGACGCCGACGTTGCGATACTCGACCGCGAGTTTCGTGTCGTGATGACATTTGTCGGAGGGAAGAAGGTTTTCGGTTAG